One Salvia miltiorrhiza cultivar Shanhuang (shh) chromosome 6, IMPLAD_Smil_shh, whole genome shotgun sequence genomic window, CAACCTCCTTCTAGGATGAAATTATAGCTATTAAAAGGTTCGATTTCTGAGAAGCCCCTTGGTTTATTGCTGTTGTTAAAGCTATGAGGTGTGGATGATATACGCCACAGATGGGAGTAGATCAAGGTGTTATTAGAAGTAGAATGTGCAATAGATTGCAACTAACCAAGAAATGGTGTTTTGTGCTTCAAATAGGCCAAAATTTGATGGTTTTAACTTGTATTGGATTTGTCTCCTTCAgcaaataaataatagtaactTTTGACATTCTTTTGTATTTTCGATTCAATGTTTATTCAAAATAGGTCGGTTGTTTACATTACGTTGATCAAGCCTTTCTGAACAATATGTGACTCTCTCCTTCATTTatggttggctttgccactttTGACTGTATCTGACAAGGTTTCATCTCTCACGGAATTCTATCTAAACCTAAAGAACTCATTTTTAATCACAGGCAGTCATCATGACAAGCATTAAGGATTGGGTTTTCTCTCAAGTGATATCAAAGTCAGTAGGTGCCACCAGACCACTGTCAGCATCTGAAAGTTTTTTATCACAGGACTCACAGAATGAATTGTCACAGGACTCTCAGGATGAAGAGCTTGGAAGAGGTACTGCATGTCATTTCATTATATAATCCCCAATATTTTGTGTGCATCACATGTGATCAATACAGTAATTGCACAAGAATTATGAATTTccgtttctttttctttgggaCTTTCTATTTTTAGTTATACAATGTATCCGCTGTAATCAAATGGATGCCTGTTTCCTTCATTGTGTTCTGTGCTTCAAGTAGGCTGCTGTAATCAAATGGATGCCTGTTTCCTTCATTGTGTTCTGTGCTTCAATTAGGCTAATGTTGAccttcaattggggattctggTGACCAGATGCTAAAATAAAATCAcctattttgttatttttgatatatgtttGTACTAGCTAATAGAGATATTGTTCTGTCTAACAGCAGCTGCTTGCTATTTCATGCATCAGGTTTTAGTCAAACCAATACCAATTTCATTTCACGTCCAGTTTCAACTGAAACACCTCAGTCATCTAGTGATATTCAGATGGAACAGAGTAACTTGCCGCCACAAGTGGAAAGTTCTTCTGGATCTAATCTCAGCAGCAGTGTGGAGAAGAAGAGTGTAGACCCTCTCGCCAAGGTTGAAGCtctgaaaattaaatttttacgTCTTGTTCGACGGCTTGGCCCATCGGTAGATAATCTTACAGTAGCAAAAGTATTATATCGGATCCACCTGGCAACTTTGATACGCGCAGGGGAATCTGATCTAGAAAGAGCCAACCTTAAAAGTGATAGAGCTCGAATGATAGCTGCAGAGCAAGAAGAAATAGGTCTACCAGAATTGAACTTCTCTCTTAAGATACTTGTTTTGGGAAAAACTGGTGTTGGTAAGAGTTCCACAATAAATTCCATACTTGGTGAATCAAAGGTAGTGACAGATGCATTTCAGCCTGCTACTGATCAAGTTCGTGAGATTGTGGGAAATGCAAATGGCATGAAGATATCTTTTATCGACACTCCTGGTCTGTTGCCTTCATCAACAAATTCTGACACTAAAAATCGAAGAATTCTACACTCTGTGAAGCGGTTTATTCGTAAATCACGCCCAGATGTAATATTGTATTTTGAACGCCTTGATTTGATTCACATGGGTGATAGTGATTTTCCCTTACTGAAGCTTGTTACAGAGATTCTCGGCCCTGCAATTTGGTTCAGCACCCACATTGTTATGACTCATTCCGGTGCAGCACTTCCTGAAGGTCAAAATGGGTATCCTGTAAGCTATGATTCATATGTCAGTTACTGCAAACAGTTGGTGCAACACCACATTCATCGGGCGACGTTGGATACAAAGCTTGAAAATCCTGTAATTTTGGTGGAGAATCATCCTCATTGTAAAGTGGATAACACTGGGAAAAAGGTTCTTCCTAATGGACAGGTATGGATGTCCCAGTTCATGTTATTGTGCATATGCACCAAAATTCTTGGTGATGTTAATACACTTTTGCAATTTGAAGACAGCATACAGTTGGGACCTTTGGGTAATACCCGATTGCCTTCTTTACCTCATCTGCTCTCGTCTTTACTTAAACATCGTCTCAAACTGAGCCCGGATGGAGCAGATTGCGAAACTGAtgaactctctctctccgaCATGGAGGATGAAGATGAATATGATCAGTTACCTCCTATCCGTATTCTGACCACAGCTCAGTTCCAGAAGTTAACCCCGTTGCAGAAAAAGGATTATCTTGATGAGTTGGATTATAGGGAGACCCTTTACATGAAGAAACAGCTGAAAGAAGATGGAATCAGACGAAAGCAGAAAGATGATGTTGTGGCCTCTGATGACAATCCCGACGATCAGGAAGGATCTCCTGAGGCATTCGAGCTCCCAGAAATGTCTATCCCACCAAGTTTTGATTCAGATTCCCCCGTGCATAGATTCCGCTGTGTTGTAACAAGGGAACAGTCGCTGGCGAGGCCGGTCCTGGACCCTCATGGATGGGACCATGATGTAGGTTTTGATGGAATCAACATCGAGATAGCTTCAGAAGTGAATAAGAATGTGATTACCTGCGTTGCGGGACAGATGAGCAAGGACAAACAAGACTTCAATGTGCAATGTGAATCAACAGCAGCTTTCTTAGATCCAAGAGGGCCCATCTATGCCGTAGGCCTCGATGTCCAATCTGCCAGCAAGGAATTGATCTATACACTTCGAAGCAATGCAAAGCTAAAGAGTTCCAACTTCAATGTTGCTGAATGTGGCGTCTCTGTGATGTCTTTTGGAGATAAGTATTATTATGGCGCCAAAATTGAAGACAGCATCTTCACCAAAAAGAGGCTGAACTTCAAGATGAATGTTGGCGGGATGACGAGTGCCGGGCAAGTGGCTTATGGTGGAACCATTGAAGCCACTTTGAAGGGGAAGGACTACCCTGTGAGAGACGAGAAAGTGAATCTATCCATGTCAATTCTCTCTTCTGGGAAAGAGACGGTTCTGGGTGGAAACGTTCAGTCCGACTTCAGATTGAGCCGCGGCACAAGAATGTCGGTGAATGCCAACATGAACAGCCGAAAAATGGGTCAGGTAAGTGTGAAGGTAAACAGCTCCGAGCATATGGAAATAGCTTTGATTGCTCTTATCTCGGTGCTCAGAAGCCTGATGAAGAAGAAATCGTATAACAATGGTGGTGGTAAAGAACCTCGAGAAATAGGGTAGTATTTTTCGTCTAACGTTGATGATCGATGTTTTTGGCAAGAATCTTTGAGAACTAACTTCCCATGCatagatgaaaaaaaaagaaaaaagaaaaaagtgcaGATGTGACGTTGAACAGGAGATAGTTAAGCTTCATGATCTCTGTGGAGAAGTTGTTATGAAGATTTTGACGAAGGTAATCAATGTCTATTCAATTTTGTTAGCTGTGAGGCTCCATATACGATTTTGATGGACAGAATCTTTGTACGAAATACAACAGGAAAActttgattgtttttttttttcctttgtttttggAAGGGGCTGTGATGGCCCAGCATGAGTTGCAAAATGACTAGTAAATTTCTGAGATTATATAGAATAAAAATGCTTATTTGCATGTTTATATTTCTATATCTGTGATGTGTCAAATTCGCCTCATTTATTTGGTTTGCGATAAACATAAAACCAATTGAACTCTTAgcaagtaaatttcatgcttGCGTTACTTGATTGACATCTTCATATCGTGTCAAATTcgtatttaatactccctccctctctAAAATGcatatttattaaatatgaGAATGACAGTGActtgaaaaattaattttggacATGTCTCTACAGCTATAATAATACCAAAGAACGTCACACGACATGTGTAGATAAATTGATAATGTCatgatatatatagtagtatTGGATTACTTAAGATTAAATTGTTCgagattatttaaaattaactttgtcacaaaaattaatcaaaaCTCATAAAGcaagattaattttaaattattcaaaattgaattaatttaaagttaaccttgtcacaaaaattaatcaaaattcATAAAGCTAGGACTAATCTTATGTGTTGCTATCtccaaattaaatatatactattatatCTATTGAATCGAATAAGATACGTATATGACTAATCTTAGAGCACCCGCAATGGTGCCCCGATATGGGGGTCTCGAGTCACCCCGCCTATCGGGTCGCCCACTACAAGCGAAGGCGCCTCGATGGGGTCCCGATAGAACAGGGCAGCCCCAATAGATTTTTGCCcaggcgcgtgtaaaacacgcgccaattttaaaaaaatataaataaaaaaataaaaacaaatttgaATTAATTGGGCCATTGCCATTTGACCGTTGCTGCTTTTGTTTCATTTTCACGGTCATTCGAccgtttgattttattttttatttatttatttttctttttttatcttcTATAAATTTGCctatctttttcttcttcttcacctcTCTTCCATACTCTTCTATCttctctctcaatttctctccaaaaaaaaaatggatccatACCATTCCAATTGGTACGACTCAAATTGGGTTCCCGACCTCTCCGGCGAAGATGATTATTATTCCAATTTGGCGGgtatcaacttggaggaggaaTTTCGTCCAAGCGGCGACGAGGAGCCACCGACAGCCCACTATGCATCGAAGCCCAAGAAAGGAGGGCGGTG contains:
- the LOC130988227 gene encoding translocase of chloroplast 90, chloroplastic, producing MTSIKDWVFSQVISKSVGATRPLSASESFLSQDSQNELSQDSQDEELGRGFSQTNTNFISRPVSTETPQSSSDIQMEQSNLPPQVESSSGSNLSSSVEKKSVDPLAKVEALKIKFLRLVRRLGPSVDNLTVAKVLYRIHLATLIRAGESDLERANLKSDRARMIAAEQEEIGLPELNFSLKILVLGKTGVGKSSTINSILGESKVVTDAFQPATDQVREIVGNANGMKISFIDTPGLLPSSTNSDTKNRRILHSVKRFIRKSRPDVILYFERLDLIHMGDSDFPLLKLVTEILGPAIWFSTHIVMTHSGAALPEGQNGYPVSYDSYVSYCKQLVQHHIHRATLDTKLENPVILVENHPHCKVDNTGKKVLPNGQVWMSQFMLLCICTKILGDVNTLLQFEDSIQLGPLGNTRLPSLPHLLSSLLKHRLKLSPDGADCETDELSLSDMEDEDEYDQLPPIRILTTAQFQKLTPLQKKDYLDELDYRETLYMKKQLKEDGIRRKQKDDVVASDDNPDDQEGSPEAFELPEMSIPPSFDSDSPVHRFRCVVTREQSLARPVLDPHGWDHDVGFDGINIEIASEVNKNVITCVAGQMSKDKQDFNVQCESTAAFLDPRGPIYAVGLDVQSASKELIYTLRSNAKLKSSNFNVAECGVSVMSFGDKYYYGAKIEDSIFTKKRLNFKMNVGGMTSAGQVAYGGTIEATLKGKDYPVRDEKVNLSMSILSSGKETVLGGNVQSDFRLSRGTRMSVNANMNSRKMGQVSVKVNSSEHMEIALIALISVLRSLMKKKSYNNGGGKEPREIG